A stretch of DNA from Sphingomonas ginkgonis:
ATCGCCAACGGACAACAAGGGCGACGCCCTCGTAAGCCCCTGGATCAGCGGGTGAATAGCCGAGTGGCGAGAAAGAAAAGGGCGGCGACGCTGGCCGAGGCAGGAATGGTGATCAGCCAAGCGAGCACCACGTTGCGCGCGACGCCCCAACGCACGGCGGACGCGCGCCGGGCGACTCCGGCGCCGATGATCGAACCGGTAATCGTATGGGTGGTGGACACCGGAATCCCGAACCAGCTCGCGCCGAACAGCAGGACCGAGCCGCCAGTCGACGCCGCAAAACCTTGGTGCTGGTCGAGCTTGGTGATGCGGCTGCCCATCGTCTCGATGATCTTCCAGCCGCCGGTCATCGTTCCCAGTCCCATCGCCGTGTAGCAGCTGATCGCCACCCAGTGCGGCACCGCAAAGGCGCCATGAAGCCAGCCGGTCGAGTACAGGAGAACAGTGATGATTCCCATCGTCTTCTGGGCATCGTTGAGGCCGTGGCCGAGCGAGTAGGCGGCCGAGGAGACGAGATGGAGCAAACGGAAGCTTCGCTCTGCTCCGCGATTGGACGCCGTGCGAGCAAGCCAGCTGGTCAGCAGCATAATTGCCATCGAGATGGCCATGCCGATCAACGGGGCAAGCGGGATGAACAGCAGCGTCTTAGTGACCCCGTTCCACTGGATCGTACCAAGCCCCGCCGCGGCGACGCCCGCGCCGATGATCCCACCGACCAGCGCATGGCTGGATGAACTTGGTATCCCCTTGAGCCAAGTCACCACGTTCCAGAACATTGCCCCGACCAGCGCCGCGAAGACGGCCGCGGGAGTCACCATATCCTTGTCGATCAACCCCTTGCCGATCGTATCGGCGACCTTGTGCAGCTGCGGAAATTGCAGCGTCAGGAAATAGGCCGCGAAGTTGAAGAAGGCAGCGAAAGCGACCGCTTTGACTGGGCTCAGAAGCCGGGTCGCGACGACCGTTGCGATTGAGTTGGCGGCGTCGTGCAGTCCGTTGAGGAAGTCGAACGCCAGCGCCACCACGACGAGGGCGACCAGCAGTGGGAGGGCAAGTTCGTGCACGGCCGGGCGGCTCAGGCGTGATCGATGACGAGGCCGTCGATCTCGTTCGCAACGTCCTCGAACGCGTCGACGATCCGCTCGAGATGCTTGTAGATCTCGCGGCAGACCATGAAGCGGACGCTGTCGCTCTTGGCATAATCCTGGAAGGCGCGCTTCAGGCCAGCGGCATGAACCTCGTCGGCATGGCTCTCCATTCGGACCAGGCGGCCGGTCAACTCGTGCAGCCGGGCGCCGTTGCGCCCGACATCCCGCAGAAGCGGCATTGCCTCGGCAGTCAACCGCGCGGCGTCGACGATGATCCCGGCGATATCGCGCATCCCGGGCTCGAACTGGCCGACCTCGTAGATGTCGATCGCCCGCGCCGCCGACTGCATCTCGTCGATCGCGTTGTCCATCGACCCGATCAGCGAGGTGATCGCGCCACGATCGAACGGGGTCAGGAAGGTACGGCGCACGGTGGTCAGCACCTCCCTGATGACGTCGTCCGCCTCCCCTTCGCGCTCGTCGATCTCGCGGATGTTCTCGGCGAGCGCCGAGCCGCCCTCGAAGGCGCGCCCGATCGCGTTGGCTGCCGCGACCACCGCCACTGCATGCGCTTCGAACAAATCGAAGAAATTGCCCTGGCTGGGGAGCAGTCGCTGAAACCAGGCGAACATCGAGGTAACCCTTGTCTTGTCGGAGATGGCGGACAGCATCGTCTTGCGCCGTGCCGCGCGGTTGAATTCACTGGCTCCGAAGGAGCGGATGAGGTCGGCGAGATCGCTCTCCTCGACCGCCTTGGCGGCCTCATCGAGCGAAAACCAGCGCCGCTCCCGCTGCGAATCTTCTTTCCATTCGGGGAGCTCCTGCTGCACCGCTAACGGAAAAACGTCCACATCGAACATGAGCGAGGCGCCGGTCTTGCGGCGCTTGCGGTAGCGATAGGAGCCGAGCGGGACCGGGCAGACCGCTCCGCGCACCCCCGCCTCCTCCTCCGCCTCCAGCGCGGCGGCGAGATGCGGGGTCATGCCCGCCTCGGGGTTGCCCTTGGGAATGACCCAGCGCTTCGTCTCGCGCGAGGTGACCAGCAGCACGCTCACCGGCGCGCTGATCGCGCTTCCGCGGGTGCGGTACGGCAAGGCGGCAATCTGGCGAATGGTCCCGTCCCCTTTCCCGCCGCTCTAGCGGCGGCTTTGTGACGGTTCCATGACAGGCTCGGCGGAGAGTTCAAGCCTCTCCGCCGAGTTCAAGGCAATCGCGTCAGGCCGGGGTGACGTCCCCGGCGCGGGTCTCGCCGTCCTCGCCGGCGTCCGGCCGCTTGTCGAACACCTCGTCGATCAACCCGAACTCCTTGGCCTCGTCGGCCTCGAGGAACTTGTCGCGGTCCATCGCCGCCTCGATCTCCTCGATCGGCTTGCCGGTGTACTTGGCATAGAGCGCGTTCAGCCGGCTGCGCATCCGCAGGATCTCGCGCGCCTGGATCTCGATGTCGGCCGCCATGCCCTGCGCGCCGCCCGACGGCTGGTGGATCATGATCCGGCTGTTGGTCAGCGCGACCCGCATCCCCGGCTCGCCGGCGGAGAGGAGAAAGCTGCCCATCGACGCCGCCTGGCCGATGCACACCGTCCCGACCCGGGGACGGATGTACTGCATCGTGTCGTGGATCGCGAGACCGGCCGTCACGACGCCGCCCGGCGAGTTGATGTACATGAAGATGTCCTTCTTCGGGTTCTCGGACTCGAGGAAGAGCAGCTGGGCGGTGATCAGCGAGGCCATGTGGTCCTCGATCGGCCCGGTGACGAAGATAATCCGTTCCCGCAGCAGGCGCGAATAGATGTCGAAGCTGCGCTCGCCGCGGTTCGACTGCTCGATGACGATCGGAACGAGCTGCGAGACGATGTCGGGATATTCCATGGAGTTGTTCGCGTCCTCTGGTGGGTCGTTGCCAACCCTACATCGGACGGGTCGCGCCAAGGTTCAAGCCGGCGAAAAGGGGCGGCCGGCAGGCCCGACCGCCCCTTTCCAAGACAAGCTGCTGTCAGCTCAGAACATTTTCACGGTCGCGCGAAGATAGAAGTAGCGGCCGGGAATGTCGTAGGTGGTCGGATCATAGTTGTTGAGGCCGCAGCTGATGCAGCCCGGCGGGTCCTTGTCGAACAGATTGTTGACCCCGAACGCAAACCCGAACTGCTGGCCGAACGCCTCGGGTTCCCAGCGGAGTTGGGCGTCGGTGTAGAAGCGGTCGCCGAGGCGGTTGCCGTTCTGCGATTCGGTGACGTGGCGGATGTAGCGGCCGGTCAGCGAGGCGCCGAAGCCCTTGAGGTTCCAGTCGAGGATACCGATCCCCTTCCACTTCGGGAAGGCCTGGTCGGGCGAGCCCTGCTCGGTCCCTTCGCGCTTGATCGTGGTAGAGCCGCCAAGCGCCGGCACCGACACGCGATACTTGAACAGGAAGTTGTTGTTGAGCGTGACGCCGAAGCTGCCGAGCGGCCCCGGAGCGCTGCGATAGGTGAAGTTGACGTCGAGACCGTCGGTCTTCAGCCCCGCGATATTCTGCAGGAGACCCTGGATGTTGGCGATCTGACCGGACGCGGTGCGGGTGATGAGCGCGCAGGCGACCGGATCATTGCCGATGACGCACTGCTGGAGCGTCGTGTTGGCGTCGATTGCCTGGATCGCGCCCTTCACCTTCACATTGTAGTAGTTGACCTCGAGGCTGGTGCGGGCGAGCCAGCTCGGGCTGTACACGCCGCCGACCCCCCAGCTCTTCGAGGTTTCCGGCTTGAGCCCCTGGTTGCCGCCGGTGATCACCGAGATCTGCGGGTTGTTCTGGACGTAGCCGGCCGGAACGCCCTGAGCGCGGCAGTTGGCGAGGGTGCTTCCGGTCGGCGTGCCCGAGCAGGGATCGGTCAACTCCTGGTCGAAGCGCGACGGCGTGCCGAACAGCTCGCCGATGGTTGGAGCGCGGAAACCCTCGGCATAGTTGGCGCGGAAGCGAAGGTCGCGGACCGGCTTCCAGTTGACGTCACCCTTGAAGGTCGTGGTCGAGCCCGACGTCGAATAGTCCGAGAAGCGAACCGCGCCGCCGAGCTCGAGCAGGTCGGCGAAGGGAACGCCCTTGAGCAGCGGGGCGCTGAGCTCCGCATAGGCTTCCTTGACGTCGTAGCTGCCGCGGGTCGGCAGCGCCGGGATGTCGGAACCGAGCCCGGCGGCGACGGTCGCGTCGGGGTCGAAGCGGCCGCGATACTTGCGATACTCGGCGCCCACCGCGAGGCTGAGCGGTCCGCCCGGCAGCTCGAACAGCCCGCCGGTGAGGTTCGCGCTGGCGCCCCACAGCGACTGGCGCGAGCGGTCGCGCTGGGTAAAGGCCACGAAGTCCAGCATCTGCTGGGTGATCGAGCCGACACCCCCGAAGATGTTGAACGGCACGCAGGCGCCGGTGCAGGCGCCGATCGGTCCGAGCGCCTGGGCCAGATTGGCCGCGTTGACGTTGCCGTGGACCGTCTGGCGCGCCTTGTTGCGCCCGTAGAGCCCGTTCACGTCCCAGAACCAGTCATGGTTGAAGGCGGCGAACTTCCCGTCGAGGGTCGCGGTGCCGTAGGTCGTGTCGACCCGCTGCTCGTAGCGGCGCGGCCCGTTCTCGATCAGGCGACGGCCGATGAAGCTGTAGTTGGGGGTCGTGCCGTTCGCCACGCCGCCCAGCGTCACGCCCGACTGGAGCGTCACGCCGAACGGGTTGTAGGGATTGGTGGCCGAGATGGAGATGCGGTCGAGCAGGTTGCCGTTGCCGGCGTCCGGCCCCACGAAGAGCGGGAGCGGCGCCGCCTGGTTGGCCGAATTACGACGGTTCCACAGCAGCTTGGCCGAGAAGTTGAGATCCGGTCCGAACTCCTGCTTGAGGTTGGCGAAGGCGCCATAGCGCTCGAGCGGGATCTGGATGAGGTTGTAGGGCGCGAAGTTGAACCGGTCGGCGGTGGTGAACGCCTTAAAGTCGCTCGCCGGATCGGTCGGATTGGCCGGATTGTAGACCGGCCGGCGCCCGATGACGGGCCCGCGCAGGGTCAGGTTCTGGCCGAGGACGATGAAGCGGCCGAGCGGGGTGCCCGAGGAGCAGCCGCCGGCGAGGCAGCTGGTCGCGCCCGGTTCCGGGAACAGCGAGATGTCGCGGTCGCCCGAGCTGATCGAGCCCTGCTTCACATAATTGCCGCCGATGACGATCTGTGTCGGCCCGTTGCCGCCGTTGCCCCAGCTGATCTGGTAGTTCTGGCTGGTCCCGTCGCCCTGCTGATACTCGCCGACCTGGGCGCTGGCGATCAGGCCCTTCTGGCGGCTCTTGGTGATGATGTTCACCACGCCCGCGATCGCGTCCGAGCCGTAGATCGCCGACGCGCCGCCCTGCAACACCTCGACCCGCTCGATCATGCTCTCGGGAATGGCGTTGAGATCGACCGAGCCGGGCACGCCGGAGGCCGAGGCGCCGTTGACGAAGCGCAGCCCGTCGACCAGCACCAGGGTGCGCTTGGAGCCCAGGTAGCGGAGGTCGATCTCGGCCGCGCCGGCGCCGACGCCGCCGCCGTCGGGCGGGTTGCCGAAGTTGCCGCTGTTGTTGAACTTGCCGTTGAGGCCGCCGCCGCTGCTCGGCAGCCGCTGGAGGACGTCGGTGATCGAGTTGAGGCCGGTCCGCGCGATGTCCTGCTGGTCGACGAAGGTGATCGGAGCGTCCTGTGCGAGCGGATCGCGGCGGATGCGCGAGCCGGTGACGACGATCTCGCCGGTCGGGTCGGCCGTGGTCGACTGATTGCCGGCCGCGGTCGGCGGCGGCAGGTTGCTCTGCGCAGCCGCGGGCGCGGCGGCGAGCATGGTGGCAAGCGCAAGCACTCCGCTGGTCGCGCGGAAGCGGTCAAACCGGCTAATCATCCATTCCCCCTGTCGTTGACGCCACGCGGGGCGGCGCCAGCGCAACTTACGCCAATGTTACTGGAGCGTCAGCGGGAGATGCGGGAACGGGAGGATTCTGCGGAAAGCTGTTGCGGCAACGTTACAGTCGGCTGCGGCGCGGGCTGCGCCAGATAGGCCAGCCGGCGGACCTCGCGGCGTCCGCGGGTCACGGTGTCGAGGATCAGCCCGGCGAAGAAGCAGAGCACGGCGACGATCACCATCCCGGTGACGAGAATTGCGGTCGGGAAGCGCGGGACCAGCCCGGTGCTGGCGTAGGTGACGATCAGCGGCTCGGCGAGCAGCAGCGCCAGCAGGACGAGGATCGCGCCCAGCGTCCCGTAGAAGAGGGTCGGCCGCTCGACCCGGTAGAGGGTGCCGATGGTGGTGAGAATCCGCCAGCCGTCGCGATAGGTCGACAGCTTGCTGTGCGAGCCTTCCGGCCGCGCGGCGTAGCTGGTTGTCACCTCGCCGACCGGCATCCGCAGCTCGAGCGCGTGGACGCTGATCTCGGTCTCGATCTCGAAGCCGGAGGACAGGACGGGGAAGCTCTTCACGAAGCGGCGCGAGAAGGCGCGATAGCCGCTGAAGATGTCGGTGAAGCTGCGCCCGAACAGGCCGGCGAGCAGACCGGTAAAGACGCGGTTGCCGAGCACATGGCCGCCGCGATACGCTTCCGCCGCCTCGTGCCGGCGGGTGCCGACCACCATGTCGAGCTGCTCGGCGAGCAGCTGCTCGACCATCAGCGGGGCGGCAGCGGGATCATAGGTGAGGTCGCCGTCGGCCATGACATAGACCTCGGCGTCGATGTCGGCGAACATCCGGCGGACGACGTGGCCCTTGCCCTGCTGCCGCTCGGTCCGGACCACTGCCCCGGCGGCGCGCGCCAGCTCGACCGTCCGGTCGCGGCTGTTGTTGTCGTAGACATAGACGGTTGCGCCCGGCAGCGCGGCGCGGAAGCCGGCGACCGTCTGCGCGATCGCCGCTTCCTCGTTGTAGCAGGGGAGCAGGACCGCGACCCGTGGTTGCTGTTCGATCATCGCCCGCCCCCTGCTTCAGCTCAGTCCTCCCCGGCTATGGCCGGGGAGGAACGAGATCAAGCGGGCTTCTTCGGGGCGGCCTTCTTCTTGGCGGCGGGCTTGGCGGCGGCGCCGTCCTTGTCCGGCTCGCCCTGCGGCTGCGGAGTCGCCGGCTCGGCCTCGACCGCGCCCTTGACCGGCTTGGCCGCCTTCGGCTTCGCGGCCTTGGCCGGCTTGGCCTCGACCGCGGGGGTCGCCTCGGCGGCCGGAGCCGCCTCGCTCACCGAGGCCTCGTCGCCGCCAGCGGCAGGCTCGGCCTTCTTGGCCTTGGCCTTCTTCGCCGGCTTGGCGGGGGCGTGGTCATGGTCGTGATGGTCGTGCCCGCAGCCCGGGCCATGGACATGGCCTTCCTCGCTCTCGAGGTCCGCCTCGATCTCCGAGCGGCTGACGGTCCGGTCGGTCACGTCGGCCTTGGAGAAGAGGAAGTCGACGACCTTGTCCTCGTAGAGCGGCGCGCGCAGCTGGGCGGCGGCCATCGGCTCCTGCTGGACATACTGGATGAAGCGGTCGCGGTCGGCCGGCGGGTATTGCGACGCCGCCTGCGCGATCAGCCGGTTCATCTCCTGGCTGCTGATCTCCACCCCGTTGGCCTGGCCGATCTCGCTCAGCAGCAGCCCGAGGCGGACCCGCCGCTCGGCGATCTTGCGGTAATCGTCGGCCTCGGCCTCGATCTCCTTCAGGGTCGCGTCGGGATCGGCGTCATGGCTCGCCTCGTGGCGGAGCTGGGCCATGATGTTCTGATACTCGGCGTCGACCATCGAGGGGGGAACCGCGAAGTCGTGGCTCTCGGCGAGCTGGTCGAGCAGCTTGCGCTTCATGTGGGTGCGGGTGAGGCCGTTCAGCTCCTGCTGCGCCTGGTCGCGGAGCAGGCCCTTGAGCTGGTCGAGCGACTGGAGGCCGAGCGACTTGGCGAAGTCCTCGTCGATCTGCATCTCGCCGGCGGTCTTCACCGCCTTCACCGTGACGTCGAAGGTCGCCGGCTTGCCCTTGAGGTTCTCGGCCGGGTAGTCGTCCGGGAAGGTCACGTTGAGCTGGCGCTCGTCGCCGACCTTGGCGCCGACCAGCTGGTCCTCGAAGCCCGGGATCAGCGATCCGCTGCCGATCTCGACCGGCATGTCGGTCCCGGTGCCGCCCTCGAAGGCGACGTCGCCGGTCTTGCCGACGAAGTCGATGACGACCTGATCGCCGGTGGCCGCGGCATGGCCCTCGGCCGCGTCTTCCCAGCGCTTCTGCGAGCCGGCCAGCTCGGCGATCTTCTGGTCGACCTCGGACTCGTCGAGCTCGGCGCTCAGCCGCTCGAGCTTCAGCCCGTCGATCTTGGGCGCCTCGATGGTCGGCAGCGTCTCGAGCTTGACCTTGACCTCGGCGTCCTTGCCCGGCTCGTAGCCCTCGCCGAGCTCCACTTCCGGCTGCATCGCCGGGCGGATGTT
This window harbors:
- the tig gene encoding trigger factor translates to MKTVETENEGLKRAYTLTIGADEIDARVDQEIKRLAPQVRMPGFRPGKVPPNLIRKMHGDAIQADALNSAVQQSVQQLMTEQNIRPAMQPEVELGEGYEPGKDAEVKVKLETLPTIEAPKIDGLKLERLSAELDESEVDQKIAELAGSQKRWEDAAEGHAAATGDQVVIDFVGKTGDVAFEGGTGTDMPVEIGSGSLIPGFEDQLVGAKVGDERQLNVTFPDDYPAENLKGKPATFDVTVKAVKTAGEMQIDEDFAKSLGLQSLDQLKGLLRDQAQQELNGLTRTHMKRKLLDQLAESHDFAVPPSMVDAEYQNIMAQLRHEASHDADPDATLKEIEAEADDYRKIAERRVRLGLLLSEIGQANGVEISSQEMNRLIAQAASQYPPADRDRFIQYVQQEPMAAAQLRAPLYEDKVVDFLFSKADVTDRTVSRSEIEADLESEEGHVHGPGCGHDHHDHDHAPAKPAKKAKAKKAEPAAGGDEASVSEAAPAAEATPAVEAKPAKAAKPKAAKPVKGAVEAEPATPQPQGEPDKDGAAAKPAAKKKAAPKKPA
- a CDS encoding inorganic phosphate transporter, giving the protein MHELALPLLVALVVVALAFDFLNGLHDAANSIATVVATRLLSPVKAVAFAAFFNFAAYFLTLQFPQLHKVADTIGKGLIDKDMVTPAAVFAALVGAMFWNVVTWLKGIPSSSSHALVGGIIGAGVAAAGLGTIQWNGVTKTLLFIPLAPLIGMAISMAIMLLTSWLARTASNRGAERSFRLLHLVSSAAYSLGHGLNDAQKTMGIITVLLYSTGWLHGAFAVPHWVAISCYTAMGLGTMTGGWKIIETMGSRITKLDQHQGFAASTGGSVLLFGASWFGIPVSTTHTITGSIIGAGVARRASAVRWGVARNVVLAWLITIPASASVAALFFLATRLFTR
- a CDS encoding TonB-dependent receptor domain-containing protein, coding for MISRFDRFRATSGVLALATMLAAAPAAAQSNLPPPTAAGNQSTTADPTGEIVVTGSRIRRDPLAQDAPITFVDQQDIARTGLNSITDVLQRLPSSGGGLNGKFNNSGNFGNPPDGGGVGAGAAEIDLRYLGSKRTLVLVDGLRFVNGASASGVPGSVDLNAIPESMIERVEVLQGGASAIYGSDAIAGVVNIITKSRQKGLIASAQVGEYQQGDGTSQNYQISWGNGGNGPTQIVIGGNYVKQGSISSGDRDISLFPEPGATSCLAGGCSSGTPLGRFIVLGQNLTLRGPVIGRRPVYNPANPTDPASDFKAFTTADRFNFAPYNLIQIPLERYGAFANLKQEFGPDLNFSAKLLWNRRNSANQAAPLPLFVGPDAGNGNLLDRISISATNPYNPFGVTLQSGVTLGGVANGTTPNYSFIGRRLIENGPRRYEQRVDTTYGTATLDGKFAAFNHDWFWDVNGLYGRNKARQTVHGNVNAANLAQALGPIGACTGACVPFNIFGGVGSITQQMLDFVAFTQRDRSRQSLWGASANLTGGLFELPGGPLSLAVGAEYRKYRGRFDPDATVAAGLGSDIPALPTRGSYDVKEAYAELSAPLLKGVPFADLLELGGAVRFSDYSTSGSTTTFKGDVNWKPVRDLRFRANYAEGFRAPTIGELFGTPSRFDQELTDPCSGTPTGSTLANCRAQGVPAGYVQNNPQISVITGGNQGLKPETSKSWGVGGVYSPSWLARTSLEVNYYNVKVKGAIQAIDANTTLQQCVIGNDPVACALITRTASGQIANIQGLLQNIAGLKTDGLDVNFTYRSAPGPLGSFGVTLNNNFLFKYRVSVPALGGSTTIKREGTEQGSPDQAFPKWKGIGILDWNLKGFGASLTGRYIRHVTESQNGNRLGDRFYTDAQLRWEPEAFGQQFGFAFGVNNLFDKDPPGCISCGLNNYDPTTYDIPGRYFYLRATVKMF
- the clpP gene encoding ATP-dependent Clp endopeptidase proteolytic subunit ClpP, whose protein sequence is MEYPDIVSQLVPIVIEQSNRGERSFDIYSRLLRERIIFVTGPIEDHMASLITAQLLFLESENPKKDIFMYINSPGGVVTAGLAIHDTMQYIRPRVGTVCIGQAASMGSFLLSAGEPGMRVALTNSRIMIHQPSGGAQGMAADIEIQAREILRMRSRLNALYAKYTGKPIEEIEAAMDRDKFLEADEAKEFGLIDEVFDKRPDAGEDGETRAGDVTPA
- a CDS encoding glycosyltransferase — protein: MIEQQPRVAVLLPCYNEEAAIAQTVAGFRAALPGATVYVYDNNSRDRTVELARAAGAVVRTERQQGKGHVVRRMFADIDAEVYVMADGDLTYDPAAAPLMVEQLLAEQLDMVVGTRRHEAAEAYRGGHVLGNRVFTGLLAGLFGRSFTDIFSGYRAFSRRFVKSFPVLSSGFEIETEISVHALELRMPVGEVTTSYAARPEGSHSKLSTYRDGWRILTTIGTLYRVERPTLFYGTLGAILVLLALLLAEPLIVTYASTGLVPRFPTAILVTGMVIVAVLCFFAGLILDTVTRGRREVRRLAYLAQPAPQPTVTLPQQLSAESSRSRISR
- a CDS encoding DUF47 family protein, with the translated sequence MPYRTRGSAISAPVSVLLVTSRETKRWVIPKGNPEAGMTPHLAAALEAEEEAGVRGAVCPVPLGSYRYRKRRKTGASLMFDVDVFPLAVQQELPEWKEDSQRERRWFSLDEAAKAVEESDLADLIRSFGASEFNRAARRKTMLSAISDKTRVTSMFAWFQRLLPSQGNFFDLFEAHAVAVVAAANAIGRAFEGGSALAENIREIDEREGEADDVIREVLTTVRRTFLTPFDRGAITSLIGSMDNAIDEMQSAARAIDIYEVGQFEPGMRDIAGIIVDAARLTAEAMPLLRDVGRNGARLHELTGRLVRMESHADEVHAAGLKRAFQDYAKSDSVRFMVCREIYKHLERIVDAFEDVANEIDGLVIDHA